The DNA sequence CTGTGACTTGACTTCTCAGTCCACACTTTCTGGCATGGTATGTTCTGAAGTCGCgaaaagagaaaagaaatacTCTTGTAATCTAAGATAGTCTAAGCTATGCGGGAacctaaatttatttataatcgTGACGTATCCCGTTACCAATAAGGTAACGACCCTTTGGGAAGAACGATAGAGGATAGTGTATGATACAGAAGATGTTCCTACTGAAGAAGCTTCGTTGGTTCTTGAAAGTGCCAGGTGTTGATAACCAATACTCAAGACCCCCATCCGTCATACCTTTTCTCAACAGAACTGATGGATGTTTTAGAACAATATCTACTTTCCGCGTATACGTAATATAATCCATGTACCAAGCCCGTAAATGTATAAATCGATACGAAaattagtgtacatgtatttaattcttgTTCGATTTCCAGTATTATACACTGATCAAAAGCTGTTGAAACATGGCAGAGGGAGGTTTATCAAGATCTGTTGCAGGATCTTCGGATGTAATTCATGACATTTCTTGTACCCCTTGTTCGGAGGATGCTCGAAACACGGAGGCCGTTAATTATTGTGTTAACTGTGAGACTTATTTCTGCCAGACTTGTGTCGGATATCACAATAAAGTACTTAAAACACATAACGTTTTAGATCGGAATGCTATGAAATCGATTAAACATGAATCAAAACAATCGGAAGCGGAGGCTAGGGACTGTAGTGAACATCCGGGAAATGTCATTCAAATGTATTGTGGGAACCATGATGTCGTCTGCTGCACAGTTTGTGTCGCCGTAGATCACAGGTATACAAATCTTATCAATTAgttacattatttcaaaagaagAACTGTTAGGGTATTGGCTTTTGGTGTGCACGTGTCTGACAGtcttttagaaattattagatGAGCTCAATTCATACAACACGGGTCTATCCCGATAACGTGATCGTTATACCGAAATGCACCGTGATGTTACGATCGAACTATCAAGTGTACCAAACCGAGACGCGCGAAACTAGCCCTATTGAAACGAGTACAAATCGGGTGAAATCGGTGTACCGGGCGAAAACGGGTTACACAATTGACTTAGGTTTAATTTAGCGGACAATATCAACAGACACGCATACACGTACACAGCTGAAATAGCAACTTCTACTTTTATTGATCAAcattatatgtatttcaaaattaagcTGGTCAGtgaatatttacatgtaaaaaagtCCAGTATAatcaaataatttcttatatagctaaatacatgtattgtttgtaaacaataataattacGTTGATGTACTTGAACTTGCACAATGTCATAATAACTTAATATGTCTTTGAAATAGGATCTGCAAGGGCGTGAATTTCGTCCCGAAGTTGGGgaaagaaatcttggaaagtgTAAGGGGACATACCACTGAAGCATCACTAGGAGAAACACGGAGGGAGCTTTTGCAGTACAAGTCGAAGAAATTAAATGAACTATACCAGCTTGAGAAGAAGAAAGAGTCTATTCTAGACGCTATGGTTGAAATGGAAACGCGATTAATTgctaaaatacatacattacaTGAAACGGGAAAAGAAGATATATGTTCAAAGACTAAAGACATGTCCGACAAAATCAACAATGATATTGATTCTTTAAATGAGTTATTGAAAAGGATAGAAAAACGGACAAAGCATTTTGAACATTGTCCTTATGGCAACGAAGCTCAGTTTTTCGTTTTTATGAAACAAAGTCAGATGTTGGAATCTGATTGTAAAACCATGCTAGAGGTGACAAAATTTGATCCTGTTGATCATATTTCATATCAACCTAATGATCAAATTGATGCACTTTTGGGTGAAATGAAGTCATTTGGTGAGATAGCAACGAGCGACTTATGTCCTTACTCTGCTAACCTGGAAGACGAGTATGACGTTAGTGTTAAAGATGACAAAAATCCATGTACTGTTTATGATATTTGTAGAGTAGATAATGAGTTTATTATCAGTGATCACGATAATGATAAAGTAAAGAAACTCGACAAGAATTTTGTTGTAACGAAGTGGTGTAAAACGTCTGGAGCTTGGGGACTCTGTCAAACGGGTTCTAATGAGTTGGTGGTCACTTTGTGCGAAATACAGAAAGTACAATTTTGCAGAATCGATAACCTCTTGTGCACAAGATCTTTTACCTTAGACCAATATTGCCGTGGTATTAGATATGCTAACGACACACTCTTCATTACTGGTGAGGGGCCTGAATCAAACGAACTCAGAACCTATACGCTGTCAGGAGGTCCGCTAAAAACATTCAAGATCGACAGCCAAGGCAATGACCTATTTGATTGTATATTTCATCTAGCATTTAGTTTAGATCTCTCTCGCATATATGTAGCTGACACTGGCTTGGGAATGATCACTCTGGACGAAGAAGGAAACAAACTGTCTACGGTGTCTGAAGAAAAGTTAGTGGAGATATTTGGTGTGAGTACGGGGGATTGCGGAGAGCTTTTCATGTGTGGTCGTCACTCGCATAACGTTTCCCAGACAGACAGAAATGGCACTCTTGTCAAAGAAATACTCACACAATCAGACGGGCTATCTGATCCTGTATCGGTTACGTTTATTACTGATCCAAGACGGCTTATTGTTACTTGCGAAAATTCAAATACAATCAAAGTCTTCAATTTGACATAGTCTTACATTGGCCTTTTCTTAGACTAGTTGCCTAGACTTTCTATCCGTCGCATGTACTGCCTGTCATTGTTTTCGCTTAATAtgacaatattttttctacatgTGTATAGGCTTaacacatttataataaaaagaaaataaacatatgttGACAAGGAAGGTTTggtgttataaattatttttcaaaccGAATAACATTCATAAAATATGACAATGTTTAATAATCATGATTaatctcagaaaaaaaaacacattaaattctGGACAGGTAGGAATGATAAAGAGTGTTCCAGTCAATTAAGAAATCAATGCAACTAACCGCATACatgaaaactttaattttttttatcatttattggtCTATTGTTTTTCTGGTTTTCTTTGTCTGTAGCAAAACACTCTTTCTTGATGTTTTTGGCAATATATCCGACATAGGTTTTTCTCCTCTTATGACAATAGTCTGGAAGCTGCATAAATTTAAGCTATTAACTGATAACGTCGCGATTTCATTCACTCGGAGGTGTATGTAGCTTTATTCTAATGATACATAAAGCAAACaattttgagccgcgccatgagaaaaccaacatagtgggtttgcgaccagcatggatccagaccagcctgcgcatccgcgcagtctggtcaggatccatgctgttcgctttcaaagtctattggaattgaagaGACTGTTAGCGAAcgacatggatcctgaccagactgcgcggatgcgcaggctggtctggatccatgctggtcgcaaacccactatgttggttttctcatggcgcggctcatatatcgatttattaaataaaaaacttatttctgattggttatatacatgtacttcaatatttacaagaaaagtcaacaaaataataaaactcaACCAGTCAAAATAAAAGCTGCAAAACTGAAGCTATTCAtaagaagtaatgaaatatgcagTATCCGTCACGTTCCCCATCCTACtgaatgatcccaaaggaccagaaaatataactacaaCTAGATCAAGTTCAAGTACGCGATATATCCCTTAGGcgaattttcattttggaattaCTTACTTCGTAGACCGCGGTGTGCTTCATGATATTTATACCGAATCTTCCTACAGGGTATCTATGTTTGAAAACACTATTTTGTTATGTGTAACTTATAACAGAGCCGCCATAGTCTATTTCGCAGAGAAGATCTCATGTTCACCGAGGTAGTCCCATGTCTGAACAAGTTAAAGAACGTGATATAGAAGTTGTATAAAGTAAGTATAAATTTGGATATTTAGATTAAGAACAATTTTGACTATGAATACCCATCATATTTTTATAGAATGCTGacaatttaatttatttcattttattcgaTCACTATGCAGGCACTTACCATTTGCCAATACAAGTCTAATGCCAGTTTGTTTCGCCTCCCAAACGCTTATAGCATTTGCATTCGTTAAAAAGTGGTCACATGGTGAACCCCTATATTTGAATGGAGATTTACTAGATTTTCATGTCGTTCTAGGCTAAAATAAATGATCGATAAATCGCAAAAGTTATAGGGTTTTTTTGTGACCTCGCACCAAATTTATCGTACTGGCCCTACATATTTCCATGAAATGTCattaacaaacccaataattaatatTACATACAGCGACAGTAGAGTGATTTTGATTGTCCATGAATCGATGAGACATTTGGTAAAGTAACCCATACATGTAATCATGGCAGTAAGGTTTGTTACTTGGTGAGAAAGTATTGCATTGCACTGAAggaaattttggaatttaagGATTTAGTTGGGATTTTCAGAACCAGACCctttaaatatttgacaaaactcGTTCATTCCATTGATAAGGTGTACCAAAGCCAAACAGTATTTTTCAGCTTAAAATGACTGACAGACCGTAAATTTGCGCAGTTGTGAAGTAGAGTTTAACGATACTTTATAAATTTGTAATTCCGTTGGAAAGTGTTAGGAATTCTGAAATCCTTACGGTTATTTAGAGAGATGGTAAAATACTGAGGTAGACATACTAGTACTTACTTCTTGAAACATCTACTTTTCTAATATTCGCAGTAGACATGTATAATATTACTTCTCCGCTTTAACGTAACGTAACAATGCAAACCCTTTAAAAAGGGGGACAATTTCCCCTTTCTCTGCGGCGCCTTACAAAATAGGTTGTTTCCCTTGAGTAAAAAAAGCCTTACTGAAGTCATTTAACGATTTTACTCCAATAAATATTTATTAGAGACTATAAAGAACATTTAAAGGTATTAACATATTTCGCTGGTTTTATGATAACGATAGCGAAAGTTAAATGATctgtttaatgttttcattttgcatGTAAATGGTGTAAAGAAAGTTCGTTCCGGTGAAGCAAATAGCCATATTATCTTACTGAGATGTAAAAGTAGGAAAGGTTCATACCATTTACTGAAAGACTACCAATGACCATGTTTTGGGTTTTTACACTTGTATATATTGAGATGAATATATGACATTCGGAGAAAATATTCCTTTActtataatttgttatgtagaaaatggcattttttcatTACAATTCAAGAGGGTAGGCCACTTCGTACACATACGTtgcaatatacattgtatttagaagttatttgttttgttttacattgtagaaGTTGAATTTGtattgtacaaataataattcagaACTTACATAAAAGGTTTGTGTTTGGattcaatgaaaacaaaaatgcttGGTTATGTTCAGA is a window from the Mercenaria mercenaria strain notata chromosome 7, MADL_Memer_1, whole genome shotgun sequence genome containing:
- the LOC123544745 gene encoding uncharacterized protein LOC123544745 produces the protein MAEGGLSRSVAGSSDVIHDISCTPCSEDARNTEAVNYCVNCETYFCQTCVGYHNKVLKTHNVLDRNAMKSIKHESKQSEAEARDCSEHPGNVIQMYCGNHDVVCCTVCVAVDHRICKGVNFVPKLGKEILESVRGHTTEASLGETRRELLQYKSKKLNELYQLEKKKESILDAMVEMETRLIAKIHTLHETGKEDICSKTKDMSDKINNDIDSLNELLKRIEKRTKHFEHCPYGNEAQFFVFMKQSQMLESDCKTMLEVTKFDPVDHISYQPNDQIDALLGEMKSFGEIATSDLCPYSANLEDEYDVSVKDDKNPCTVYDICRVDNEFIISDHDNDKVKKLDKNFVVTKWCKTSGAWGLCQTGSNELVVTLCEIQKVQFCRIDNLLCTRSFTLDQYCRGIRYANDTLFITGEGPESNELRTYTLSGGPLKTFKIDSQGNDLFDCIFHLAFSLDLSRIYVADTGLGMITLDEEGNKLSTVSEEKLVEIFGVSTGDCGELFMCGRHSHNVSQTDRNGTLVKEILTQSDGLSDPVSVTFITDPRRLIVTCENSNTIKVFNLT